A single genomic interval of Dromiciops gliroides isolate mDroGli1 chromosome 1, mDroGli1.pri, whole genome shotgun sequence harbors:
- the LOC122735648 gene encoding 60S ribosomal protein L22-like, giving the protein MAPVKKSVMKGSKKKKKQVLKFTLDCTHPVEDGIMDAANFEQFLQERIKVNGKASNLGGGVVTTERSKSKIAVISEVPFSKRYLKCLTMKYLKKNNLRDWLQVVANSKESYKLGYF; this is encoded by the coding sequence ATGGCTCCTGTGAAGAAATCTGTGATGaaaggcagcaaaaaaaaaaaaaagcaagtcctTAAATTTACCCTGGATTGTACCCATCCTGTGGAAGATGGGATTATGGATGCTGCTAATTTTGAGCAGTTTTTACAAGAACGAATCAAAGTGAATGGAAAGGCCAGCAACCTTGGTGGTGGAGTCGTAACCACTGAGAGAAGCAAGAGTAAGATCGCTGTGATTTCAGAGGTGCCATTTTCTAAAAGGTATTTGAAGTGTCTGACAATGAAATACTTAAAGAAGAACAATCTTCGGGATTGGCTCCAAGTGGTAGCCAATAGCAAGGAGAGTTACAAATTAGGGTACTTCTAG
- the LOC122744521 gene encoding disintegrin and metalloproteinase domain-containing protein 1a-like gives MDETRKKSLLRGPQMSIWGLGLGSSIIGLEIIFLWVSMLLPGTSCAQGHYSYYEIVIPRKLGTFKNREESLEKLSYVLLIKGKRQVIRLRLKRGLFTKDFPVYTYTKDTLDLDIPFVQDDCYYDGYVEGEQQSLVSISTCSGLKGMISIEKSVYGIEPIGTSKNFEHVLYHVDGHVRGSCKVNGKDTPTSTPHLQPRRDEDSSHWEAEPVRFLNYIWSHPKYVEMFVVVDNRRFHMWNGNVTKTVQMVMDALAHVNTYSQAIRVKVVLIGLEIWTERDQVRIPEDLREVLHNFNHWRERELLSRAKHDVAHLIVGHHPGEYLGEAFLNGACVSGLAAGVESFYHEDPPLFAVLMVHELGHNLGMKHDHVACICPDQPSCIMLGTVSLESRFSNCSLEAFYEFLRHQQGSCLYDKPAAAGVARGPFCGDHVVDRGEECDCGSVGDCMKDRCCLPSCRLRRGSACASGPCCSKCKFLKAATPCRPSVDECDLPEYCNGSSPWCQPDTYKQDGSPCRGGGYCYQGRCRSLESQCVQVFGEGSRAARQSCYHHLNTQGDRFGNCGSGQEGLRKAFVKCAPEHVMCGRLLCEGIARLPLMRNHHTLIQIPLEDTWCWGVDLFEDVDLPDGGAVKAGTLCGPQKICLNRTCSDVQVLQYDCEPETRCHGRGVCNNLKHCHCDDGYAPPTCASEGFGGSVDSGPPPQDTVAALEVRARFPAKNPPPTQAAHFNVPPAITPRVMSDIYDEASQAPLLSFGPTIQAGSPESSDCSSKKGYKKIPAVVVLISALIVNILLLMSLLSIVFVLFFYQNIPWSAGDEKECAEICEARERVNPPPP, from the coding sequence ATGGATGAGACTAGAAAGAAATCTCTACTCAGAGGGCCCCAGATGAGCATCTGGGGCCTTGGCCTGGGCTCTTCCATCATTGGTCTGGAGATCATCTTTCTGTGGGTGAGCATGCTTCTCCCAGGCACATCCTGTGCCCAGGGGCATTACTCTTATTACGAAATAGTCATCCCCAGGAAATTAGGAACATTCAAAAACAGGGAAGAATCATTAGAAAAACTCTCCTACGTACTACTAATAAAAGGCAAGAGGCAAGTGATTCGGCTGAGGTTGAAAAGAGGACTGTTCACCAAGGACTTCCCTGTCTACACCTACACCAAGGACACCTTAGACCTGGACATACCTTTTGTCCAGGACGACTGCTATTATGATGGATATGTAGAAGGTGAGCAGCAGTCCCTGGTGTCCATCAGCACATGCTCAGGCCTCAAAGGCATGATATCTATAGAGAAATCAGTCTATGGCATTGAGCCCATTGGCACCTCGAAGAATTTTGAACATGTCTTGTACCATGTGGATGGGCATGTAAGAGGTTCCTGTAAGGTCAACGGAAAAGATACCCCAACGTCCACACCCCATCTGCAACCAAGAAGGGATGAGGATTCTAGCCACTGGGAAGCAGAGCCGGTCAGATTTCTCAACTACATCTGGTCCCACCCCAAGTACGTGGAGATGTTTGTCGTGGTGGACAATAGGCGATTCCACATGTGGAATGGCAACGTGACCAAGACGGTGCAGATGGTGATGGACGCCCTTGCCCACGTCAACACCTACAGCCAGGCCATCCGTGTCAAGGTGGTCCTCATCGGCTTGGAGATCTGGACAGAGAGGGACCAGGTGAGGATCCCTGAGGACTTGCGGGAAGTCCTGCACAATTTCAACCACTGGAGAGAACGGGAGCTGCTCAGCCGGGCCAAGCACGATGTTGCCCATCTCATAGTGGGACACCATCCAGGAGAGTACCTGGGGGAAGCCTTTCTGAACGGGGCGTGCGTGTCTGGGCTTGCAGCAGGAGTCGAATCTTTCTATCATGAAGACCCCCCTCTCTTTGCCGTGCTCATGGTGCATGAGCTGGGCCATAACCTGGGCATGAAGCACGACCACGTGGCCTGCATCTGCCCTGACCAGCCCTCCTGCATCATGCTCGGAACTGTCAGCCTTGAGAGTCGTTTCAGCAACTGCAGCTTGGAGGCTTTCTATGAATTCCTGCGACACCAGCAAGGCTCCTGCCTCTATGACAAGCCCGCGGCCGCGGGCGTGGCGAGGGGGCCCTTCTGCGGGGACCACGTGGTGGACAGAGGGGAGGAGTGCGACTGTGGCAGCGTCGGGGACTGCATGAAGGACCGCTGCTGCTTGCCCTCCTGCCGGCTGAGGCGGGGCTCTGCCTGTGCCTCTGGGCCCTGCTGCAGCAAGTGCAAGTTTCTGAAGGCAGCCACGCCCTGCCGTCCCAGCGTGGACGAGTGTGACCTCCCCGAGTACTGTAATGGCAGCTCCCCGTGGTGCCAGCCCGACACCTACAAGCAGGATGGCAGCCCGTGCAGGGGCGGTGGTTACTGCTACCAGGGGCGGTGCAGGAGCCTGGAGAGCCAGTGCGTGCAGGTGTTTGGGGAGGGCTCCCGGGCTGCCCGGCAAAGCTGTTACCACCACTTGAACACGCAGGGGGACAGGTTTGGCAACTGTGGCAGTGGCCAGGAAGGGTTACGCAAGGCCTTTGTCAAGTGTGCGCCCGAGCATGTCATGTGTGGGAGGCTGCTGTGTGAAGGCATTGCCAGGTTGCCCCTGATGAGGAACCACCACACGCTCATCCAGATCCCCCTGGAGGACACGTGGTGCTGGGGGGTGGACCTCTTTGAGGACGTGGACCTTCCTGATGGAGGGGCCGTCAAGGCAGGCACCTTGTGTGGCCCCCAGAAGATCTGTCTCAACCGCACGTGCTCTGATGTGCAGGTGCTGCAATATGATTGTGAACCAGAGACCCGGTGTCATGGCCGAGGGGTCTGCAACAACCTCAAGCATTGTCACTGCGATGATGGCTATGCCCCTCCCACGTGTGCTTCGGAGGGCTTTGGGGGCAGTGTGGACAGTGGCCCCCCTCCGCAGGACACCGTTGCTGCCCTGGAGGTTAGAGCCCGATTCCCTGCTAAAAACCCCCCTCCTACTCAAGCGGCCCACTTCAATGTGCCTCCCGCTATCACCCCTCGTGTCATGTCTGATATCTACGACGAGGCTTCCCAAGCGCCCCTTCTCAGCTTTGGCCCCACCATTCAGGCTGGTTCCCCAGAGTCTTCAGACTGCTCCTCCAAGAAAGGTTACAAAAAAATCCCGGCCGTCGTCGTTCTGATATCAGCCTTGATTGTCAATATCCTTCTCCTCATGAGTCTCCTCTCCATCGTTTTTGTGCTCTTTTTCTACCAAAATATCCCTTGGTCAGCTGGGGATgaaaaagaatgtgctgaaatttGCGAAGCTCGTGAACGAGTAAATCCACCTCCTCCATAA
- the LOC122737534 gene encoding disintegrin and metalloproteinase domain-containing protein 1-like, with the protein MDEEEREFPSRGPQMKSLGFGLSPSRVKLGVFLLLVEVFFPGMYCIQRSVYYSFYEIIIPRRLVSWRREDQVEKMHYSFFMKRRWHVISLKQKKGTSVQNFPVYTYSNGIPGLDMPFIQYDCYYDGYLVGDRGSFASINTCAGLKGILSIQTIAFGISPVKSSNKFEHAVYRLSKVSRDACGVKERESPEFWASVKGLSPTEPSPAPFPYAWSHTKYLEVFIVVDNMRFQMWDRNVTTTTQTLMDVLALVNRYMKQINVEVALAGVEIWSEKDLVQISWDLQETLYGFNRWQASELPKRARHDVAHLVTGRDLGTHQGQAFVGSICTPGNGTGVEVFHHEDVPRFAALLAHELSHNLGMKHDHPGCTCPNSLLCSMHKSIPLEGSFSNCSVGSFYEMLARNQGACLYDKPQSRSPLGRRYCGNKVAEEEEECDCGSVGDCMKDRCCLPSCRLRRGSACASGPCCSKCKFLKAATPCRPSVDECDLPEYCNGSSPWCQPDTYKQDGSPCRGGGYCYQGRCRSLESQCVQVFGEGSRAAPARCYRMNTQGDRFGNCGSKWQGQVRIFMKCQPEDVLCGSLYCENVRRLPRLKSHQALIQFLAEGAWCWGADLHTAPDGPDGGSVKDGTSCGPRKICVNRSCLDVQATPRSDCSLVKCHARGVCNNLKNCHCDPGYDPPACTFPGAGGSLDSGPSPKLRVIPQKVEALLWFLMVIALLLTPVVFAGICFWWRVEKARAKEFELQADLLGRELG; encoded by the coding sequence AtggatgaggaggagagagagtttCCATCCAGGGGTCCCCAGATGAAAAGCTTGGGGTTTGGACTCAGTCCCTCCCGTGTCAAATTGGGGGTCTTCTTGCTGTTGGTGGAGGTCTTTTTTCCAGGCATGTACTGCATTCAGAGATCTGTGTATTACTCTTTCTATGAAATCATCATCCCGAGGAGACTGGTGAGCTGGAGGAGAGAAGACCAAGTGGAGAAGATGCACTACTCATTCTTCATGAAAAGGAGGTGGCACGTCATTAGCCTGAAGCAGAAAAAGGGGACCTCTGTCCAGAACTTCCCCGTCTACACTTACTCCAACGGGATCCCAGGCCTGGACATGCCTTTTATCCAATACGATTGCTATTATGACGGGTACCTAGTAGGTGACCGAGGGTCCTTCGCATCCATCAACACCTGCGCAGGGCTCAAGGGGATCCTGAGCATCCAGACAATTGCCTTTGGCATCTCGCCGGTCAAATCCTCCAACAAATTTGAACATGCTGTGTACCGCCTGTCTAAGGTATCGCGTGATGCCTGTggggtgaaagaaagggaaagccCCGAGTTCTGGGCAAGCGTGAAAGGCCTCAGCCCAACAGAACCCTCTCCAGCACCCTTCCCCTACGCCTGGTCACACACCAAGTACCTGGAGGTCTTCATAGTGGTGGACAACATGCGGTTCCAGATGTGGGACAGGAACGTGACCACGACCACTCAGACACTCATGGACGTCCTGGCTCTGGTCAACCGATACATGAAGCAGATCAACGTCGAAGTTGCGTTGGCTGGGGTGGAGATCTGGTCTGAGAAGGACCTAGTCCAGATCTCCTGGGACCTTCAGGAAACGCTCTATGGCTTTAACCGATGGCAAGCTTCAGAACTGCCCAAAAGGGCAAGGCATGATGTTGCTCACCTGGTCACCGGGCGGGATCTCGGGACCCACCAAGGCCAGGCCTTCGTGGGGAGCATCTGCACCCCCGGGAACGGGACGGGTGTGGAGGTCTTCCACCACGAAGACGTGCCTCGATTTGCGGCCCTCCTGGCCCACGAGCTCAGCCACAACCTGGGCATGAAGCACGACCATCCGGGGTGCACGTGTCCCAATTCCCTCCTCTGCTCCATGCACAAGTCCATCCCCTTGGAGGGGAGCTTCAGCAACTGTAGCGTGGGCAGCTTCTACGAGATGCTGGCCAGGAACCAAGGGGCCTGCTTGTACGACAAGCCCCAGTCCAGGAGCCCCTTGGGGAGGCGGTACTGCGGGAACAAGGtggcagaggaagaggaggagtgcGACTGTGGCAGCGTCGGGGACTGCATGAAGGACCGCTGCTGCTTGCCCTCCTGCCGGCTGAGGCGGGGCTCTGCCTGTGCCTCTGGACCCTGCTGCAGCAAGTGCAAGTTTCTGAAGGCAGCCACGCCCTGCCGTCCCAGCGTGGACGAGTGTGACCTCCCCGAGTACTGTAATGGCAGCTCCCCGTGGTGCCAGCCCGACACCTACAAGCAGGATGGCAGCCCGTGCAGGGGCGGCGGTTACTGCTACCAGGGGCGGTGCAGGAGCCTGGAGAGCCAGTGCGTGCAGGTGTTTGGGGAGGGCTCCCGGGCTGCCCCGGCCCGCTGCTATCGCATGAACACCCAGGGGGACCGTTTTGGGAACTGCGGCAGCAAGTGGCAAGGGCAAGTCAGGATCTTCATGAAGTGCCAACCCGAGGACGTCCTGTGCGGGAGCTTGTACTGTGAGAACGTGCGCAGGCTTCCGCGGCTGAAGAGCCACCAGGCGCTCATCCAGTTCCTTGCCGAAGGCGCCTGGTGCTGGGGGGCCGATCTGCACACCGCCCCGGACGGGCCGGACGGCGGCTCGGTGAAGGATGGCACCTCGTGCGGCCCCCGGAAGATCTGTGTCAACCGCTCGTGCCTGGATGTCCAGGCCACGCCGCGCTCCGACTGCAGCCTGGTTAAGTGTCACGCGAGGGGGGTCTGCAACAACCTCAAAAACTGTCACTGCGACCCGGGCTATGACCCGCCCGCTTGTACATTTCCGGGCGCTGGCGGCAGCCTGGACAGCGGCCCCTCCCCCAAGCTCAGAGTCATCCCCCAGAAGGTGGAAGCCCTGCTCTGGTTCCTGATGGTCATCGCCTTGCTGCTCACGCCCGTCGTCTTTGCGGGGATTTGCTTTTGGTGGAGGGTGGAGAAGGCCCGGGCCAAAGAGTTCGAGCTTCAGGCTGACTTGCTGGGCAGAGAGCTCGGCTAG